One window of ANME-2 cluster archaeon genomic DNA carries:
- a CDS encoding DUF3307 domain-containing protein, with protein MFTPIEISLLIRLIIAHLLADFVFQPDSWVDQRFKNGWHSKYLYLHGIIAGVLAYFLSGLWNLIWIPAAVAATHILIDGFKAKYENNIQSFLLDQLGHFMVILVIWILIISPGPEDIALLEQIFLPGINVWVIVAAYLIIIWPSSVLISKITEKWRTDITDENESLEKAGMWIGRLERFLILTLVLLRQYEAIGLLVAAKSIFRFSASRSVGEYVLIGTLLSFTIAITVGLVASMFL; from the coding sequence ATGTTCACTCCAATAGAGATATCGTTATTAATTCGCTTGATAATTGCTCATCTTCTTGCTGATTTTGTATTTCAGCCCGATTCATGGGTAGATCAAAGATTTAAAAATGGCTGGCACTCGAAATATCTCTATTTACATGGGATTATTGCCGGAGTTCTTGCCTATTTTTTATCCGGATTGTGGAATTTGATATGGATCCCTGCTGCTGTTGCTGCCACACATATCTTAATTGATGGTTTTAAAGCAAAATATGAGAACAATATCCAATCTTTCTTATTGGATCAACTTGGGCACTTCATGGTTATTTTGGTTATCTGGATATTAATAATAAGCCCAGGACCTGAGGATATAGCACTGTTAGAACAGATATTTCTGCCAGGAATAAACGTGTGGGTAATAGTAGCAGCTTATCTAATAATAATCTGGCCAAGTAGTGTGTTGATCAGTAAGATAACAGAAAAATGGAGAACTGATATCACTGATGAAAATGAAAGTCTGGAAAAGGCGGGAATGTGGATTGGCCGGTTGGAGCGATTTTTAATTCTTACTCTGGTCCTGTTAAGACAATATGAAGCAATTGGCTTATTGGTGGCTGCAAAATCAATATTCAGGTTTAGTGCATCAAGAAGTGTGGGGGAGTATGTTTTAATTGGAACTTTGCTTAGTTTTACTATAGCAATCACTGTAGGCTTGGTTGCGAGCATGTTTTTATAG